The following are from one region of the Qipengyuania flava genome:
- a CDS encoding DUF1489 family protein: MPLNLTKIAFGAQSYGDIESWYAQRRSPNLTTRYRPTKWEQCIGGSLYWIHQHSIVARSEILGFSETKDGRWSIDLKPELVRVHPRPKRAHQGWRYLKGEPPRDLAEGEDIGDALPGKLAGKLERLGLI; the protein is encoded by the coding sequence ATGCCGCTCAACCTCACCAAGATCGCGTTCGGAGCCCAGAGCTACGGGGATATCGAAAGCTGGTACGCGCAGCGGCGCAGCCCCAATCTCACAACCCGATACCGCCCGACCAAGTGGGAACAGTGCATCGGCGGCTCGCTTTACTGGATCCACCAGCACAGCATCGTGGCGCGCAGCGAGATTCTCGGCTTTTCGGAGACGAAGGACGGGCGCTGGTCGATCGACCTGAAACCTGAGCTCGTCCGCGTCCACCCGCGCCCCAAGCGCGCGCATCAGGGCTGGCGCTACCTCAAGGGCGAACCGCCCCGCGATCTGGCCGAGGGCGAGGACATCGGCGACGCGCTGCCCGGCAAGCTCGCCGGCAAGCTGGAACGGCTGGGCCTTATTTGA
- a CDS encoding SDR family NAD(P)-dependent oxidoreductase, producing MSDWLPATAVITGGASGIGLAIAQRLAARGTRVMLADLGGEKLDAAATSIDGALAQACDVSDLEDVKRLADAAFDGLGTVELLLNNAGVGGVRGKMWDVDPADARAHFDINFWGVWHGCHAFAPRMVEQDVPSAIYNTGSENSFFCAVPQTAAYIAAKHAVLGMTESLREDLPEHVHAGLIIPGWVFTPLGDARMMQHGMDVGQYADIVVPQLLARRRFVVSHRSNLKRIDERMDDLRASYAAHGVEDGADVRDKLAELFKR from the coding sequence ATGAGCGACTGGCTACCGGCGACTGCGGTCATCACCGGCGGCGCTTCCGGCATTGGCCTTGCCATCGCCCAGCGCCTCGCGGCCAGGGGCACGCGGGTCATGCTGGCGGACCTTGGCGGTGAAAAACTGGACGCGGCGGCGACCTCGATCGACGGCGCGCTGGCGCAAGCCTGCGACGTTTCGGACCTCGAAGATGTGAAGCGGCTCGCCGATGCCGCCTTCGATGGGCTCGGCACGGTCGAACTGCTGCTCAACAACGCCGGCGTCGGCGGGGTGCGCGGCAAGATGTGGGATGTCGACCCGGCCGATGCCCGCGCGCATTTCGACATCAATTTCTGGGGCGTCTGGCACGGCTGCCACGCTTTCGCCCCGCGCATGGTCGAGCAAGATGTCCCGTCCGCCATCTACAACACGGGCAGCGAGAACAGCTTCTTCTGCGCCGTCCCGCAAACCGCAGCCTATATCGCCGCCAAGCACGCGGTGCTGGGCATGACGGAAAGCCTGCGCGAAGACCTGCCGGAGCATGTCCACGCGGGCCTGATCATCCCCGGCTGGGTGTTCACCCCGCTGGGCGATGCGCGGATGATGCAGCACGGGATGGATGTCGGCCAATACGCCGACATCGTCGTGCCGCAATTACTGGCACGACGACGCTTCGTCGTCAGCCACCGGTCGAACCTCAAGCGGATCGACGAGCGGATGGATGATCTTCGCGCCAGCTACGCCGCGCACGGTGTCGAAGATGGCGCCGATGTGCGCGACAAGCTGGCCGAATTGTTCAAGCGTTAG
- a CDS encoding DsbA family oxidoreductase: MSKPRTLRIDIWSDVMCPWCLVGWGGLQKGLELLDGEIEADVRWHAFELNPDMPPEGEESAAHIMRKYGSTPEQGKAVQGRMRQAAEGAGVSLDYEGPDPEPQRWMWNTFDAHKLLTWTGEEHGAEKQTELKLALFRAHFNQRRKIADHAVLLDVAEGVGLDRAGAEAALASEELAHKVRAEERAARDLNITGVPAMIVENKFMIPGAQPAEAYADALRRVAEKVPA; encoded by the coding sequence ATGAGCAAGCCGAGAACCCTGAGGATCGATATCTGGTCCGACGTCATGTGCCCCTGGTGCCTGGTCGGCTGGGGCGGCTTGCAGAAAGGCCTCGAACTGCTGGACGGCGAGATCGAGGCCGACGTGCGGTGGCACGCTTTCGAGCTCAATCCCGACATGCCGCCCGAAGGCGAGGAAAGCGCCGCGCACATCATGCGCAAATACGGCTCGACCCCCGAACAGGGCAAAGCGGTGCAGGGCCGGATGCGCCAGGCCGCCGAAGGGGCGGGGGTCTCGCTCGACTACGAAGGCCCCGATCCCGAACCGCAGCGCTGGATGTGGAACACCTTCGATGCGCACAAGCTGCTGACCTGGACGGGCGAAGAGCACGGGGCTGAAAAGCAGACCGAATTGAAGCTCGCGCTGTTCCGCGCCCACTTCAACCAGCGCCGCAAGATCGCCGATCACGCGGTGCTTCTGGATGTGGCGGAGGGCGTCGGGCTCGACCGCGCAGGCGCCGAAGCCGCGCTTGCGAGCGAAGAGCTGGCCCACAAGGTCCGCGCCGAAGAGCGCGCGGCGCGGGATCTCAATATCACCGGCGTTCCGGCAATGATCGTCGAGAACAAATTCATGATCCCCGGCGCGCAGCCCGCCGAAGCCTATGCCGATGCACTGCGCCGCGTGGCCGAGAAAGTCCCCGCATGA
- the nudC gene encoding NAD(+) diphosphatase — protein MNWKARLLALDGLMPSIGDDGGLVWGTLADAAEDAELCFLGLDEGKACFAAVPPRGDASPRMANPQLWSLMATLRPDDLAIYGGARSLTDWHARHRFCAQCGGDTKLAKGGWQRDCTNCGASHFPRTDPVTIMLVEHEGRLMLGRGLGWPEGAFSALAGFVEPGESIEEAVAREVLEEAGVTARDVTYIASQPWPFPSQLMIGCHSHTDSDELTIDETEMAEINFYTREEVEAALAGNGPFRSPPRHAIAHHLMQWWVNQ, from the coding sequence ATGAACTGGAAGGCGCGGCTGCTCGCGCTCGATGGCCTGATGCCCTCGATCGGCGATGATGGCGGGCTCGTCTGGGGCACGCTGGCCGATGCGGCGGAAGATGCGGAGCTTTGCTTCCTCGGCCTCGATGAGGGCAAGGCGTGCTTTGCCGCCGTGCCGCCGCGCGGCGATGCGTCCCCGCGCATGGCCAACCCGCAACTCTGGTCGCTCATGGCGACGCTGCGGCCCGACGATCTTGCTATCTACGGCGGCGCGCGCAGCCTAACCGATTGGCACGCCCGGCACCGTTTCTGCGCGCAATGCGGCGGCGACACCAAGCTCGCCAAGGGCGGGTGGCAGCGCGATTGCACCAATTGCGGCGCAAGCCATTTCCCGCGCACCGATCCGGTCACGATCATGCTGGTCGAGCACGAAGGCCGGCTGATGCTGGGCCGCGGCCTCGGTTGGCCGGAAGGCGCCTTCTCCGCGCTCGCCGGTTTCGTCGAGCCGGGCGAAAGTATCGAGGAAGCCGTCGCCCGCGAAGTGCTGGAGGAAGCAGGCGTTACCGCGCGCGATGTCACCTACATCGCCAGCCAGCCCTGGCCGTTCCCCAGCCAGCTGATGATCGGTTGCCACAGCCACACCGACAGCGACGAGCTCACCATCGACGAGACCGAGATGGCGGAGATTAACTTTTACACCCGCGAGGAGGTCGAGGCAGCGCTCGCTGGAAACGGTCCGTTCCGCAGCCCGCCGCGCCATGCTATTGCGCATCACCTGATGCAGTGGTGGGTGAACCAATGA
- a CDS encoding serine hydrolase domain-containing protein produces MAYRSFDTTQISRRALLRGGAWLAAGAAAAGTPLARTARAQSAGLSWPAVSGMVEKYVSERKVANMIATLGWGMRDPQYIAQGTLNLGGTTQADADSLYRIYSMTKPVTGMAAMMLIDEGRLGLDQPIAELLPAYANMTVQKTYDGSITDVVPAERPITVRQLLTHTAGLGYGIVQKGPITKAYEEQGLVPGQVSRMPIPGLGRAVAVEGLDVFADRLAALPLVLQPGTKWSYSVSLDLLGRVIEVASGMAFDEFLRTQIFEPAGMTSTWFTVPESEVGRFTTNYGIMNGTPLPMDPAKASIYLDTPPFPFGGAGLVSSPRDYDRFLKMLLGYGVIDGKRVMGELAVRVGTSNLLPETATTEGTWVEGQGFGAGGRVMDGSFGWGGAAGTVAFVNYKAGLRANLMTQYMPSDAYPIHEAFPNAVVADLTAMQGAAS; encoded by the coding sequence ATGGCCTATCGCAGCTTCGACACCACCCAGATTTCGCGCCGTGCCCTGTTGCGCGGCGGCGCCTGGCTCGCCGCGGGCGCGGCTGCGGCGGGCACGCCGCTCGCCCGCACGGCGCGCGCGCAGAGCGCGGGGCTAAGCTGGCCGGCCGTGTCGGGCATGGTCGAAAAATACGTGTCCGAGCGCAAGGTCGCCAACATGATCGCAACGCTCGGCTGGGGCATGCGCGATCCGCAGTATATTGCCCAAGGCACGCTCAACCTTGGCGGCACCACGCAGGCCGACGCCGACAGTCTCTATCGCATCTATTCGATGACCAAGCCGGTCACCGGCATGGCCGCGATGATGCTCATCGACGAGGGCCGCCTTGGCCTCGACCAGCCCATCGCCGAGCTTCTGCCTGCTTACGCCAACATGACGGTGCAGAAGACCTATGACGGCTCGATCACCGATGTCGTGCCGGCCGAACGCCCGATCACGGTGCGCCAGCTGCTCACCCACACGGCGGGCCTCGGCTATGGCATCGTCCAGAAGGGCCCGATCACCAAGGCCTATGAAGAACAGGGCCTGGTCCCCGGACAGGTCAGCCGCATGCCGATCCCGGGCCTTGGCCGCGCGGTTGCGGTCGAGGGCCTTGACGTCTTTGCCGACCGGCTTGCCGCGCTCCCGCTCGTCCTCCAGCCCGGCACCAAGTGGAGCTACTCGGTCAGCCTCGACCTGCTCGGCCGCGTGATCGAAGTCGCGAGCGGCATGGCCTTCGACGAATTCCTGCGCACGCAGATCTTCGAACCGGCCGGCATGACCAGCACCTGGTTCACCGTTCCCGAAAGCGAAGTGGGCCGCTTCACCACCAACTACGGCATCATGAACGGCACGCCGCTGCCGATGGATCCGGCCAAGGCCTCGATCTATCTCGACACGCCGCCGTTCCCCTTCGGCGGAGCGGGCCTCGTCTCGAGCCCGCGCGATTACGACCGCTTCCTCAAGATGCTGCTGGGCTACGGCGTCATCGACGGCAAGCGCGTCATGGGCGAACTCGCCGTGCGCGTCGGCACCTCGAACCTCCTACCCGAAACCGCCACCACCGAAGGGACCTGGGTCGAAGGCCAGGGCTTCGGCGCCGGCGGCCGCGTGATGGATGGATCGTTCGGCTGGGGCGGCGCTGCTGGGACGGTGGCCTTCGTCAATTACAAGGCCGGCCTGCGCGCCAACCTGATGACGCAGTACATGCCGTCCGACGCCTATCCTATCCACGAGGCTTTCCCCAATGCGGTGGTCGCCGACCTGACCGCGATGCAGGGGGCGGCGAGCTAA
- a CDS encoding A/G-specific adenine glycosylase — MAATVSDILLTWYDAHARDLPWRAPPGTPAPEPYRVWLSEVMLQQTTVVAVKPYFEAFTARWPTVEALAAAPEEDVMAAWAGLGYYSRARNLVKAARAVAERGGFPQTEVELRELPGLGAYTAAAVAAIAFGERAVVVDANVERVVSRLFAIDEPLPGARKPIRAAADAITPDERAGDFAQAMMDLGSSICTARDPKCLLCPLSQVCKGRELGDPARLPVKAPKKAKPVRQGRAFWIEREGQVWLVRREGKGMLGGMRALPDDGWSARGDGSQEAPVAGEWDRAGLVRHTFSHFALELSVEVQRSAAQPDGAGEWWDVAAIDEAGLPTLFAKAARLVLAG; from the coding sequence GTGGCCGCCACCGTCTCCGACATTTTGCTCACCTGGTACGATGCGCACGCAAGGGACCTGCCCTGGCGCGCGCCGCCGGGCACGCCGGCACCCGAACCTTACCGCGTGTGGCTCTCGGAAGTGATGCTGCAGCAGACGACTGTGGTCGCGGTGAAACCCTATTTCGAAGCCTTCACCGCGCGCTGGCCTACTGTCGAGGCGCTGGCCGCCGCGCCCGAAGAGGACGTGATGGCCGCCTGGGCGGGGCTGGGCTATTACTCGCGGGCCCGCAACCTCGTGAAGGCGGCGCGCGCCGTGGCCGAACGCGGCGGCTTTCCGCAGACCGAAGTGGAGCTGCGCGAGCTACCCGGCCTCGGCGCCTACACCGCCGCTGCCGTCGCCGCGATTGCCTTTGGCGAGCGGGCTGTCGTGGTCGATGCCAATGTCGAGCGTGTGGTCTCGCGGCTGTTCGCTATCGACGAGCCGCTACCGGGCGCGCGCAAGCCTATCCGCGCCGCTGCCGATGCGATCACTCCTGATGAACGCGCAGGCGATTTCGCGCAGGCGATGATGGACCTCGGTTCCTCGATCTGCACTGCGCGCGATCCCAAGTGCCTGCTGTGTCCCTTGTCACAGGTGTGCAAGGGCCGCGAGTTGGGCGATCCGGCGCGGCTGCCGGTCAAGGCGCCGAAGAAGGCGAAGCCGGTCCGACAGGGTCGGGCCTTCTGGATCGAGCGGGAAGGGCAGGTCTGGCTGGTCCGGCGCGAGGGCAAAGGCATGCTCGGCGGGATGCGCGCTCTGCCCGATGACGGCTGGAGCGCGCGCGGCGACGGGTCGCAGGAGGCGCCGGTTGCAGGCGAGTGGGACCGCGCGGGGCTTGTGCGGCACACGTTCTCGCATTTCGCGCTCGAACTCTCGGTCGAGGTCCAGCGCAGCGCCGCCCAGCCCGATGGGGCGGGCGAATGGTGGGACGTCGCCGCGATCGACGAGGCGGGCCTGCCGACGCTCTTCGCGAAGGCGGCCCGGCTCGTCCTTGCGGGCTAG
- a CDS encoding DUF721 domain-containing protein, whose translation MSRGAMGSDKTKSGKSGSKAYSRPRGGAAKPISDLMPQIGRSAFRRFGFVQSSVVSRWPEIVGEAHARTCTPEMIRFPPGEKSEGIMHLVVKPAHAPLVQQVIPEIIERVNRFFGYRAVARIKLRQGEVKPPEGRDRPKAPPSLKPIPMELGDSLRDIGDPELRTVLESLARGLGSQEDGNEDT comes from the coding sequence ATGAGCCGTGGCGCAATGGGAAGCGACAAGACAAAATCCGGAAAATCGGGCTCCAAGGCCTATTCGCGGCCGCGCGGCGGTGCAGCCAAGCCAATCAGCGACCTCATGCCGCAGATCGGGCGCAGCGCCTTTCGCCGCTTCGGCTTCGTGCAAAGCTCGGTCGTGAGCCGCTGGCCGGAGATCGTCGGCGAGGCGCACGCGCGCACCTGCACGCCCGAAATGATCCGCTTTCCTCCGGGCGAGAAATCCGAAGGTATCATGCACCTGGTGGTCAAACCCGCCCACGCACCGCTGGTGCAGCAGGTCATCCCCGAGATCATCGAGCGCGTGAACCGCTTCTTCGGCTACCGCGCCGTGGCCCGCATCAAGCTTCGGCAAGGCGAGGTTAAGCCGCCCGAAGGCAGGGACAGGCCCAAGGCGCCGCCGTCGCTCAAGCCGATTCCGATGGAGTTGGGCGACAGTCTGCGCGATATCGGGGACCCCGAACTCAGGACCGTGCTCGAATCGCTCGCGCGCGGCCTCGGGTCGCAGGAAGACGGGAACGAGGACACGTGA
- a CDS encoding DsbA family protein: protein MTVKTTMLKALALAGAGALALGASAQERLILPGGNWAGMVEETQGGHLFGNPEAETKLIEFMSYTCSHCAQFTRSGEGAIKLAYVPTGRVNFEVRHLIRDQVDLSIALLTHCGDADKFGANHEAFMYRFDEWMEKAGKTTQAQRSRWQFGSLPARLQAVASDLDFYDIMETRGYSRVEADRCLSDEAKARAMADQSAADVQKYGLTGTPSFVLDGELLEGTHSWPALEARLKDVF, encoded by the coding sequence GTGACAGTGAAGACAACGATGCTGAAGGCGCTGGCTCTAGCCGGGGCTGGCGCCCTTGCCCTTGGCGCGAGCGCGCAGGAACGGCTGATCCTGCCGGGCGGCAACTGGGCCGGCATGGTCGAGGAAACGCAAGGTGGCCACCTGTTCGGCAATCCGGAAGCCGAAACCAAGCTGATCGAGTTCATGAGCTACACCTGCTCGCACTGCGCGCAGTTTACCCGCAGCGGCGAAGGCGCGATCAAGCTCGCATATGTGCCGACCGGCCGGGTCAATTTCGAAGTCCGCCACCTGATCCGCGACCAGGTCGACCTGTCGATCGCGCTGCTCACCCATTGCGGTGATGCGGACAAGTTCGGCGCGAACCACGAAGCCTTCATGTACCGTTTCGACGAATGGATGGAGAAGGCCGGCAAGACCACCCAGGCGCAGCGTTCGCGCTGGCAGTTCGGGTCGCTCCCTGCACGCCTCCAGGCGGTCGCCAGCGATCTCGATTTCTACGACATCATGGAGACGCGCGGCTATTCGCGGGTCGAGGCGGATCGCTGCCTGTCCGACGAAGCCAAGGCCCGCGCCATGGCCGATCAGTCGGCCGCCGACGTCCAGAAGTACGGCCTGACCGGCACGCCCAGCTTCGTGCTCGATGGCGAGCTGCTTGAAGGCACGCACAGCTGGCCGGCCCTCGAAGCGCGGCTCAAGGACGTGTTTTAA
- a CDS encoding thioredoxin domain-containing protein has protein sequence MLKTLRFALAAPLALALAACGSGAEETGEIEGDAIAAIPAPDGTEWRTTAVMTEDGGVLVGNPEAPLKLVEYGSLTCPTCARFSMEGAEPLMEYIDSGVVSFELRQFAIHGPIDLLLGSLTQCGPDAAVLPLSDQVWQNFEQIMQPVQTNQAAFESAMQLPLEQRFVVAADQLGYLDFFAARGISEDQGRQCLADVAKLEQMANYTQRYANEFNITGTPTFQLNGTNVDANTWAALEPILQRAGAR, from the coding sequence ATGCTCAAGACCCTGCGTTTCGCCCTTGCCGCCCCGCTCGCCCTCGCGCTTGCCGCCTGCGGTTCGGGCGCCGAGGAAACCGGTGAAATTGAAGGCGACGCGATCGCCGCCATTCCCGCGCCCGACGGCACCGAATGGCGCACCACCGCTGTCATGACCGAAGACGGCGGCGTTCTGGTCGGCAATCCCGAAGCGCCGCTCAAGCTCGTCGAGTACGGCTCGCTCACCTGCCCGACCTGCGCGCGCTTCTCGATGGAGGGCGCCGAACCGCTGATGGAATACATCGACAGCGGCGTTGTCAGCTTCGAGCTGCGCCAGTTCGCAATCCACGGACCGATCGACCTGCTGCTCGGCAGCCTGACCCAGTGCGGTCCCGACGCGGCCGTGCTGCCGCTTTCGGACCAGGTGTGGCAGAATTTCGAACAGATCATGCAGCCGGTCCAGACCAATCAGGCAGCCTTCGAATCGGCCATGCAGCTGCCGCTTGAACAGCGCTTCGTGGTCGCCGCCGACCAGCTCGGCTATCTCGACTTCTTCGCCGCGCGCGGGATCAGCGAAGACCAGGGCCGCCAGTGCCTCGCCGATGTGGCGAAGCTCGAGCAGATGGCCAATTACACGCAGCGCTACGCCAACGAGTTCAACATCACGGGCACGCCGACCTTCCAGCTCAACGGAACCAACGTAGACGCCAACACCTGGGCCGCGCTGGAGCCGATCCTGCAGCGCGCCGGCGCCAGGTAA
- the smc gene encoding chromosome segregation protein SMC → MEISKLKLSGFKSFVEPSTLHIEPGLTGVVGPNGCGKSNLLEAIRWVMGENSPKSMRSGGMEDVIFAGTQSRPQRDFAEVVLNGADDSGDEMEVVRRIERGAGSAYRLNGRDVRAKDVALIFADAATGAHSPALVSQGKIAQVIAAKPTERRQMLEEAAGIAGLHVRRRDAESKLRQTETNLERLEDIMAGLDSQIASLRRQAKQAERYKKLSDQIKTAEARLVFARWRDAAAAAEEAKKAAADANARVEEAQKAADEAQKAQREAAEALAEAREEQADRRDDASAHGHRMAALTSQLEAAEQRLADLDRQKARLEADRGDADRLTKDAAEALSRLERELAESEKALAGDEEKRPALERAREQAERDSRAAELALAKATADNAGVEAEWRVAEAEIAQARTRLDRAEADTRRMAEQRAALAGEDPDADVAAAKTSAEDAAASLSDLRTSLEAMQARKAELQTARDEASSALAEAKAELSGVQREWEALKRDREARERAASKRSGRQQAIDGVRAAKGYERAVAAALGRDGKALLGLPEADAEGRYWTGADAPAPVAGSLSEHVETCPEELRARLALVHVAETDDGRALAPGHSLVTLSGQLRRWDGLVVRGEGSAEAARLEAENRFAELDTQLPALRSAAEAGQATLSGASEELSQLQRDLVGADREIAGAAEAERQALRALDQAEAARERLAARLEELDRSEAEHGELVAAAKADLATAEAKRSALPDPEAGRASLDASRAKNEAARSTLQARAAELASHDQALAVARERASAQRSDMANWQARSGDAARRLSDMEIRAEEIEQERAVTAAKPEGLMREIEQGDQVRERLGQELAEAEKAVVEANARAQDADRAFAAANETLAERRESRAGLAARAENQDGRRIEMARISGERFQCPPPLLPQRFEFDEDAIASAESESEEMDRLTASRERIGPVNLVAAEELERIEGEHGANAAEQEELREAVSRLRGSIGNLNREGRERLRAAFEQVNDHFKRLFTRLFEGGEAHLALIDSDDPLEAGLEIFAQPPGKKLQSLTLLSGGEQALTATALIFALFLTNPAPICVLDEVDAPLDDANIDRFCDLLDAMTRETKTRYLIVTHNAVTMSRMHRLFGVTMIEKGVSRLVSVDLGGAEELLAAE, encoded by the coding sequence GTGGAGATCTCGAAGCTCAAACTGAGTGGCTTCAAGAGCTTCGTCGAGCCGTCCACCCTGCATATCGAACCGGGGCTGACCGGCGTGGTCGGCCCCAACGGCTGCGGCAAGTCCAACCTGCTTGAAGCGATCCGCTGGGTGATGGGCGAAAACTCGCCCAAATCCATGCGTTCGGGCGGGATGGAGGACGTAATCTTCGCCGGTACGCAGAGCCGCCCGCAGCGCGATTTCGCCGAAGTCGTCCTCAACGGCGCGGATGACAGCGGCGATGAAATGGAAGTCGTGCGCCGCATCGAACGCGGCGCGGGCAGCGCCTACCGCCTGAATGGCCGCGACGTGCGCGCGAAAGACGTCGCCCTGATCTTCGCCGACGCGGCGACCGGCGCGCACAGCCCGGCGCTGGTCAGCCAGGGCAAGATCGCGCAGGTCATCGCCGCCAAGCCCACCGAGCGCCGCCAGATGCTGGAAGAGGCAGCGGGCATTGCGGGCCTCCACGTCCGCCGCCGCGACGCGGAAAGCAAGCTGAGGCAGACCGAAACCAATCTCGAGCGGCTTGAAGACATCATGGCCGGGCTCGATAGTCAGATCGCCTCTCTGCGGCGCCAGGCGAAGCAGGCCGAACGCTACAAGAAGCTGTCCGACCAGATCAAAACCGCCGAAGCGCGGCTGGTCTTCGCCCGCTGGCGCGACGCAGCCGCTGCGGCCGAAGAAGCCAAGAAAGCCGCCGCCGACGCCAACGCCCGTGTCGAGGAAGCGCAAAAGGCAGCCGACGAAGCGCAGAAGGCGCAGCGCGAGGCGGCCGAGGCTTTGGCCGAAGCGCGCGAGGAACAGGCCGACCGGCGCGACGATGCCAGCGCGCATGGTCACCGGATGGCGGCGCTCACCAGCCAGCTCGAAGCGGCCGAACAGCGGCTTGCCGATCTCGACCGCCAGAAGGCCCGGCTCGAAGCCGACCGCGGCGACGCCGACCGCCTGACCAAGGACGCCGCCGAAGCGCTTTCCCGGCTCGAACGCGAGCTCGCCGAAAGCGAAAAGGCGCTCGCCGGGGACGAGGAAAAGCGCCCCGCCCTCGAACGCGCGCGCGAACAGGCCGAGCGCGACAGCCGCGCCGCCGAACTGGCGCTCGCGAAAGCTACTGCGGATAACGCCGGGGTCGAGGCCGAATGGCGCGTTGCCGAAGCCGAGATTGCCCAGGCCCGCACCCGCCTCGACCGGGCAGAGGCGGACACGCGGCGCATGGCCGAACAGCGCGCGGCGCTGGCGGGCGAAGATCCCGATGCCGATGTTGCCGCCGCCAAGACCTCTGCCGAAGATGCCGCTGCGAGCCTTTCGGACCTGCGCACCAGTCTCGAGGCCATGCAGGCCCGCAAGGCCGAGCTGCAGACCGCCCGCGACGAAGCCTCCTCCGCGCTGGCCGAGGCCAAGGCCGAACTCTCCGGCGTGCAGCGCGAATGGGAAGCGCTGAAGCGCGACCGCGAGGCGCGCGAACGCGCCGCCTCCAAGCGCAGCGGGCGCCAGCAGGCGATCGACGGCGTGCGCGCGGCCAAGGGCTACGAACGGGCAGTAGCCGCTGCGCTCGGCCGCGATGGCAAGGCGCTGCTGGGCCTGCCCGAAGCCGACGCGGAGGGCCGCTACTGGACCGGGGCTGACGCTCCCGCGCCGGTGGCCGGCAGCCTGTCCGAACATGTCGAGACCTGCCCCGAGGAACTGCGCGCGCGGCTTGCGCTGGTGCATGTGGCCGAAACGGACGATGGGCGCGCGCTCGCACCCGGCCACTCGCTGGTGACGCTTTCGGGCCAGCTGCGCCGGTGGGACGGCCTCGTCGTGCGCGGCGAAGGATCGGCCGAAGCTGCGCGGCTCGAAGCGGAAAACCGCTTTGCCGAGCTCGATACGCAGCTTCCCGCTCTGCGCTCCGCTGCAGAAGCGGGGCAGGCCACGCTTTCCGGCGCCAGCGAGGAACTCTCCCAGCTCCAGCGCGACTTGGTCGGCGCAGATCGCGAGATTGCGGGCGCAGCCGAAGCCGAACGGCAAGCCCTGCGCGCATTGGACCAGGCGGAAGCCGCGCGCGAACGGCTCGCCGCGCGGCTCGAGGAGCTCGATCGCAGCGAGGCCGAGCATGGCGAACTGGTCGCCGCAGCCAAGGCCGACCTCGCCACCGCCGAAGCCAAGCGCTCGGCGCTGCCCGATCCGGAAGCCGGACGCGCCTCGCTCGACGCCAGCCGGGCAAAGAACGAGGCCGCGCGTTCCACCCTCCAGGCCCGCGCGGCCGAGCTGGCGAGCCACGACCAGGCGCTCGCCGTCGCGCGCGAACGCGCCTCGGCCCAACGCAGCGACATGGCCAATTGGCAGGCGCGCAGCGGCGATGCGGCCCGCCGCCTGTCGGACATGGAAATCCGCGCCGAGGAGATCGAACAGGAGCGCGCGGTCACCGCCGCCAAGCCCGAAGGCCTGATGCGCGAGATCGAACAGGGCGACCAGGTACGCGAACGGCTCGGCCAGGAGCTTGCCGAGGCCGAGAAGGCGGTGGTCGAGGCCAATGCCCGCGCGCAGGACGCCGACCGCGCCTTCGCCGCCGCCAACGAGACCCTCGCCGAACGCCGCGAGAGCCGCGCGGGCCTTGCCGCGCGCGCCGAGAACCAGGACGGCCGCCGGATCGAAATGGCGCGCATTTCGGGCGAGCGCTTCCAGTGCCCGCCGCCGCTGCTGCCCCAGCGCTTCGAGTTCGACGAAGACGCCATCGCCTCGGCCGAGAGCGAGAGCGAGGAGATGGACCGCCTCACCGCCAGCCGCGAGAGGATCGGCCCTGTAAACCTCGTCGCCGCCGAAGAGCTCGAGCGGATCGAGGGCGAGCATGGCGCCAACGCGGCCGAGCAAGAGGAGCTGCGCGAAGCGGTCAGCCGCCTGCGTGGGTCGATCGGCAATCTGAACCGCGAAGGCCGCGAACGGCTGCGCGCCGCCTTCGAGCAGGTCAACGACCACTTCAAGCGCCTCTTCACCCGCCTGTTCGAAGGCGGCGAGGCGCATCTGGCGCTGATCGACAGCGACGATCCGCTCGAAGCGGGCCTCGAGATCTTCGCCCAGCCGCCGGGCAAGAAGCTGCAGTCGCTCACCCTGCTGTCAGGCGGCGAGCAGGCGCTGACAGCGACCGCGCTGATCTTTGCGCTGTTCCTCACCAATCCCGCGCCGATCTGCGTGCTGGACGAAGTCGACGCGCCGCTGGACGATGCCAATATCGACCGCTTCTGCGATTTGCTCGACGCGATGACCCGCGAGACCAAGACCCGCTACCTCATCGTCACCCACAACGCGGTCACGATGAGCCGGATGCACCGCCTGTTCGGCGTGACCATGATCGAAAAGGGCGTCAGCCGCCTCGTCAGCGTCGATCTTGGCGGGGCCGAAGAACTGCTCGCGGCCGAATAG